The following proteins come from a genomic window of Pseudochaenichthys georgianus chromosome 17, fPseGeo1.2, whole genome shotgun sequence:
- the LOC117462349 gene encoding 3',5'-cyclic-AMP phosphodiesterase 4B-like isoform X2: METMEELDWCLDQLETIQTYRSVSDMASNKFKRMLNRELSHLSEMSRSGNQVSEYISNTFLDKQNELEVPCPAPKSRQRKRRQGQQQPQQPQQPQQQQQPQQQPQQQQGGMMTQISGVRKVSNTPSLSGGTGNRFGVKTDQEELLSKDLEDINTWGLNIFKVTEHSHNRPLTCVMYTIFQERDLMRTFKIPTDTFVTFMLTLEGHYHSDVAYHNSLHAADVAQSTHILLSTPALDAVFTDLEILAAIFAAAIHDVDHPGVSNQFLINTNSELALMYNDESVLENHHLAVGFKLLQEENCDIFQNLTKKQKQSLRRMVIDMVLATDMSKHMSLLANLKTMVETKKVTSSGVLLLDNYTDRMQVLRNMVHCADLSNPTKPLDLYRQWTDRIMDEFFHQGDRERERGMEISPMCDKHTASVERTQVGFIDYIVHPLWETWADLVHPDAQDILDTLEDNRNWYQSMIPQSPSPPFYTSDGEGGPQGELEEGPGASKFQFELTLDDQDGQSGESAMMEMVDGVILRDPSSDQGGVETCDVPPAET, encoded by the exons ATGGAGACCATGGAGGAGCTGGACTGGTGTCTGGACCAGCTGGAGACCATCCAGACGTACCGCTCCGTCAGCGACATGGCCTCCAACAAG TTCAAGAGGATGCTGAACCGGGAGCTAAGCCACCTGTCTGAGATGAGTCGCTCGGGAAACCAAGTGTCCGAGTACATCTCCAACACCTTCCTAG ACAAGCAGAATGAGTTGGAGGTTCCATGCCCGGCTCCCAAGTCaaggcagaggaagaggaggcagggccagcagcagccgcagcagccgcagcagccgcagcagcagcagcagccgcagcagcagccgcagcagcagcagggtgGGATGATGACTCAGATCAGCGGGGTGAGGAAGGTCAGCAACACGCCCAGCCTCTCCGGGGGCACCGGGAACCGCTTCGGGGTCAAGACGGACCAGGAGGAGCTGCTGTCCAAG GATCTGGAGGACATCAACACATGGGGCCTGAACATCTTCAAAGTGACCGAGCACTCCCACAACCGGCCGCTCACATGCGTCATGTACACCATCTTCCAG GAGCGAGACCTGATGAGGACGTTCAAGATTCCGACGGACACCTTTGTGACGTTCATGCTGACCTTGGAGGGCCACTATCACTCGGACGTGGCCTACCACAACAGCCTGCACGCCGCTGACGTAGCCCAGTCCACACACATCCTGCTGTCCACCCCCGCACTGGAT GCGgtcttcacagatctggagaTCTTGGCAGCCATTTTCGCTGCAGCCATTCACGACGTGGACCACCCAGGAGTATCCAACCAGTTCCTCATCAACACCA ACTCCGAGCTGGCTCTGATGTACAACGATGAGTCGGTGCTGGAGAACCACCACCTAGCCGTGGGCTTCAAACTGCTGCAGGAGGAAAACTGCGATATCTTCCAGAACCTGACCAAGAAGCAGAAGCAGTCGCTCCGGAGGATGGTCATAGACATG GTGTTAGCAACGGACATGTCCAAACACATGAGCCTGCTCGCTAATCTGAAGACGATGGTAGAGACCAAGAAGGTGACCAGCTCTGGAGTCCTGCTGTTGGACAACTACACCGACAGAATGCAG GTGTTGCGTAACATGGTGCACTGTGCCGACCTGAGCAACCCCACCAAGCCTCTGGACCTGTACCGGCAGTGGACGGACAGGATTATGGACGAGTTCTTCCACCAGGGGGaccgagagagggagagggggatgGAGATCAGTCCCATGTGCGACAAACACACCGCTTCAGTGGAGAGAACACAg GTGGGTTTCATCGATTACATTGTCCACCCTCTGTGGGAGACGTGGGCCGACCTGGTCCACCCCGACGCTCAGGACATCCTGGACACTCTGGAGGACAACAGGAACTGGTACCAAAGCATGATCccccagagcccctcccccccctTTTACACCAGCGACGGGGAGGGTGGCCCCCAGGGGGAGCTGGAGGAGGGGCCCGGGGCCAGCAAGTTTCAGTTTGAGCTGACGCTGGACGATCAGGATGGACAGAGCGGAGAGAGCGCCATGATGGAGATGGTCGACGGGGTCATACTCCGAGACCCTTCCTCCGATCAGGGCGGGGTTGAAACGTGTGATGTCCCCCCAGCGGAAACATAG
- the LOC117462349 gene encoding 3',5'-cyclic-AMP phosphodiesterase 4B-like isoform X3, translating into MPEANYLFSVSWGYIKFKRMLNRELSHLSEMSRSGNQVSEYISNTFLDKQNELEVPCPAPKSRQRKRRQGQQQPQQPQQPQQQQQPQQQPQQQQGGMMTQISGVRKVSNTPSLSGGTGNRFGVKTDQEELLSKDLEDINTWGLNIFKVTEHSHNRPLTCVMYTIFQERDLMRTFKIPTDTFVTFMLTLEGHYHSDVAYHNSLHAADVAQSTHILLSTPALDAVFTDLEILAAIFAAAIHDVDHPGVSNQFLINTNSELALMYNDESVLENHHLAVGFKLLQEENCDIFQNLTKKQKQSLRRMVIDMVLATDMSKHMSLLANLKTMVETKKVTSSGVLLLDNYTDRMQVLRNMVHCADLSNPTKPLDLYRQWTDRIMDEFFHQGDRERERGMEISPMCDKHTASVERTQVGFIDYIVHPLWETWADLVHPDAQDILDTLEDNRNWYQSMIPQSPSPPFYTSDGEGGPQGELEEGPGASKFQFELTLDDQDGQSGESAMMEMVDGVILRDPSSDQGGVETCDVPPAET; encoded by the exons ATGCCTGAGGCCAACTACCTGTTCTCTGTGTCCTGGGGATACATCAAG TTCAAGAGGATGCTGAACCGGGAGCTAAGCCACCTGTCTGAGATGAGTCGCTCGGGAAACCAAGTGTCCGAGTACATCTCCAACACCTTCCTAG ACAAGCAGAATGAGTTGGAGGTTCCATGCCCGGCTCCCAAGTCaaggcagaggaagaggaggcagggccagcagcagccgcagcagccgcagcagccgcagcagcagcagcagccgcagcagcagccgcagcagcagcagggtgGGATGATGACTCAGATCAGCGGGGTGAGGAAGGTCAGCAACACGCCCAGCCTCTCCGGGGGCACCGGGAACCGCTTCGGGGTCAAGACGGACCAGGAGGAGCTGCTGTCCAAG GATCTGGAGGACATCAACACATGGGGCCTGAACATCTTCAAAGTGACCGAGCACTCCCACAACCGGCCGCTCACATGCGTCATGTACACCATCTTCCAG GAGCGAGACCTGATGAGGACGTTCAAGATTCCGACGGACACCTTTGTGACGTTCATGCTGACCTTGGAGGGCCACTATCACTCGGACGTGGCCTACCACAACAGCCTGCACGCCGCTGACGTAGCCCAGTCCACACACATCCTGCTGTCCACCCCCGCACTGGAT GCGgtcttcacagatctggagaTCTTGGCAGCCATTTTCGCTGCAGCCATTCACGACGTGGACCACCCAGGAGTATCCAACCAGTTCCTCATCAACACCA ACTCCGAGCTGGCTCTGATGTACAACGATGAGTCGGTGCTGGAGAACCACCACCTAGCCGTGGGCTTCAAACTGCTGCAGGAGGAAAACTGCGATATCTTCCAGAACCTGACCAAGAAGCAGAAGCAGTCGCTCCGGAGGATGGTCATAGACATG GTGTTAGCAACGGACATGTCCAAACACATGAGCCTGCTCGCTAATCTGAAGACGATGGTAGAGACCAAGAAGGTGACCAGCTCTGGAGTCCTGCTGTTGGACAACTACACCGACAGAATGCAG GTGTTGCGTAACATGGTGCACTGTGCCGACCTGAGCAACCCCACCAAGCCTCTGGACCTGTACCGGCAGTGGACGGACAGGATTATGGACGAGTTCTTCCACCAGGGGGaccgagagagggagagggggatgGAGATCAGTCCCATGTGCGACAAACACACCGCTTCAGTGGAGAGAACACAg GTGGGTTTCATCGATTACATTGTCCACCCTCTGTGGGAGACGTGGGCCGACCTGGTCCACCCCGACGCTCAGGACATCCTGGACACTCTGGAGGACAACAGGAACTGGTACCAAAGCATGATCccccagagcccctcccccccctTTTACACCAGCGACGGGGAGGGTGGCCCCCAGGGGGAGCTGGAGGAGGGGCCCGGGGCCAGCAAGTTTCAGTTTGAGCTGACGCTGGACGATCAGGATGGACAGAGCGGAGAGAGCGCCATGATGGAGATGGTCGACGGGGTCATACTCCGAGACCCTTCCTCCGATCAGGGCGGGGTTGAAACGTGTGATGTCCCCCCAGCGGAAACATAG